A window from Primulina huaijiensis isolate GDHJ02 chromosome 11, ASM1229523v2, whole genome shotgun sequence encodes these proteins:
- the LOC140988698 gene encoding tetrahydroberberine oxidase-like produces MKTAPTMISSPANFTLLLILAISWAATAYGHEYFLECLQNEFKNFTLFSNTVHTPTKSSYKSVLESSIQNLRFKSESTKKPLVIVTPEYETQIPPVIHCAKENDLQIKIRSGGHDLEGLSSVSQVPFMILDMINLSEVAIDAEQKTAWVQSGATLGSLYYRIAEKSQTLGFPGGLCPSVGVGGHLSGGGYGTMLRKYGLAADNVIDARIAVVNGRILDRESMGEDLFWAIRGSGGSSFGVILAWKIKLVDVPERVTVFTIDRTSEQNATQLVQKLQYVAHKIDENIFFRTVIRKIPSGTIQASFHSLFLGGIDELLPIMQESFPELGLVREDCTEMSWIESVLHFAMFPADQPLEVLLSRIQPFVPHFKVKTDYVQESISEHDLEGIWRLLDEIETGEIDIIPYGGRMDAISESSIPFPHRAGNLYQIEYIVFWLTEEGNNAEKCVNWVRKLHSYMTPYVSISPRAAYINYRDLDLGVNDKSKAGLTSYEEARIWGAKYFKNNFERLVEVKSRVDPKNFFRDEQSIPPLTNMCDA; encoded by the coding sequence ATGAAGACTGCTCCGACCATGATCTCTTCACCTGCTAATTTTACTCTTCTTCTTATCCTTGCTATCTCATGGGCAGCTACCGCCTATGGGCATGAATATTTTCTGGAATGTCTCCAAAATGAATTCAAAAACTTTACCTTATTTTCCAACACTGTTCACACCCCGACCAAGTCCTCCTACAAATCCGTCCTCGAATCTTCAATCCAGAACTTAAGATTCAAGTCGGAATCTACTAAAAAACCGCTGGTGATCGTGACCCCAGAATATGAAACCCAAATCCCACCGGTCATCCACTGTGCCAAAGAAAATGACTTGCAGATTAAGATTAGAAGTGGTGGCCATGACTTGGAGGGACTTTCTTCTGTCTCACAAGTCCCTTTTATGATTCTTGATATGATCAACCTCAGTGAAGTTGCAATTGATGCTGAGCAGAAAACCGCTTGGGTTCAGTCTGGAGCAACTCTAGGCTCTTTGTATTATAGAATTGCAGAGAAAAGCCAAACTCTAGGATTTCCTGGAGGCCTTTGCCCCTCTGTTGGCGTTGGCGGGCACTTAAGTGGAGGAGGGTATGGTACCATGCTGAGAAAATATGGTCTTGCTGCCGATAATGTCATTGATGCAAGAATAGCTGTCGTTAATGGCAGGATTCTTGATAGAGAATCCATGGGTGAAGATCTATTCTGGGCTATCAGAGGTAGCGGAGGTTCCAGCTTCGGCGTGATTCTTGCATGGAAGATAAAATTGGTGGACGTTCCTGAAAGAGTCACTGTTTTCACAATTGATAGAACTTCGGAACAAAATGCAACCCAACTCGTTCAAAAGTTGCAATATGTCGCCCATAAAATAGATGAAAATATATTCTTCAGAACTGTCATAAGAAAGATCCCCAGTGGCACCATTCAGGCGTCTTTTCATTCGCTTTTCCTTGGCGGGATCGATGAGCTACTGCCAATTATGCAAGAAAGTTTCCCTGAGTTGGGTTTAGTGAGAGAAGATTGCACTGAAATGAGTTGGATTGAATCTGTCCTTCACTTTGCCATGTTTCCTGCAGACCAACCACTGGAAGTGTTGCTGAGCAGAATCCAACCATTTGTGCCCCACTTCAAAGTAAAAACAGATTACGTGCAGGAATCCATCTCGGAACATGATCTTGAAGGGATTTGGAGATTGCTAGACGAAATTGAAACGGGAGAGATCGACATAATCCCGTACGGAGGAAGAATGGATGCGATCTCAGAGTCATCCATTCCCTTTCCTCACAGAGCTGGAAATCTTTACCAGATCGAGTATATTGTGTTTTGGTTAACAGAAGAGGGAAATAATGCGGAGAAGTGTGTGAATTGGGTTAGAAAGCTTCACAGCTACATGACTCCTTACGTTTCAATTTCCCCGAGAGCTGCGTACATCAACTATAGGGATCTTGATCTTGGAGTTAATGATAAGAGTAAAGCTGGGCTCACAAGTTATGAAGAGGCAAGAATCTGGGGGGCCAAGTATTTCAAGAACAATTTCGAGAGATTGGTGGAAGTGAAGTCGAGGGTCGATCCAAAGAATTTCTTCAGAGATGAGCAAAGCATTCCTCCGTTAACTAACATGTGTGATGCATGA